From the genome of Deltaproteobacteria bacterium:
CCTGGGAAAAATTTTCTGACCGAAGTCTTTTTTTTTCCTCCCTTCACAGGCTCGACTATTGTCTCCGTAGGCACCAGAACCTCGACTACCTGATCCTCTAACCCCTCAGCTCTGGCCCTTTCTTCTATATAGGACTTGACTCTGTCCTCAAAACCCGTATTGGTATGAACCACGTACCATCTTTTAGCCATAAAGAATATTCGTCTCCGTTTATCTCTTAGCTCAGCAAGAACTTGATACCTATCGAAAAAATATAATCAACAAGTCCTAAAAAGGACGCGAATATAGCCGAGATAACAATTACCGCCAAAGTCGACTTAACCGTCTCATTTCTAGATGGCCAGGTTATACGTTTAGCCTCATTCTCTATATCCTTTGCAAACTGAACCGTATCCGAGCTTAAATTTGCTATTTTATCCATTGTGCTTATCCTTGTGCGTGTACTCCAACGTGCAGGGCAGGAGGGAATCGAACCCCCAACCGCTGGATTTGGAGTCCAGTGCTCTGCCTAATTGAGCTACTGCCCTATAGAAATCTTTTCTCAATTCATTACTTCGTTTCTTTATGCAAAGTATGACTTCTGCACCAC
Proteins encoded in this window:
- the secE gene encoding preprotein translocase subunit SecE is translated as MDKIANLSSDTVQFAKDIENEAKRITWPSRNETVKSTLAVIVISAIFASFLGLVDYIFSIGIKFLLS